In the Topomyia yanbarensis strain Yona2022 chromosome 3, ASM3024719v1, whole genome shotgun sequence genome, one interval contains:
- the LOC131687966 gene encoding uncharacterized protein LOC131687966, with product MNQLIDGTEVVVEAHPNLNVSRCVISCYDLIQIEEKDVLAEISNQGVTRVQRITRKEAEKRVNTPALILTFCKTTYPEYVKIGLLHVPTRPYFPNPMLCYGCFNYGHTRVRCPGPQRCFNCSKEQHGEDKCKETAYCRNCEGDHQPTSRECPVYKKEMGVIKIKVRDNLTFPEARKRAEHLSKGSYAQATAQPNEILSKLKELELTMKRKDEHIAKLLAETKRKDEKIEQMMMYIHQIKQQFTNQEKPQHCKEQKQTNQPIGPVTRSRNNSPAVNTDSKRGRPQKQHTPFSKPTTTSPSPPPKRTATATTNETMDCSDDEIEFTETRPNQPLR from the coding sequence ATGAACCAGCTCATCGACGGCACTGAAGTAGTGGTTGAAGCCCATCCGAATttgaacgtaagcagatgcgtaatttcctgctacgattTGATTCAGATTGAAGAAAAAGATGTTCTAGCAGAAATTTCAAACCAGGGAGTGACtcgtgtacagcgaattacacgTAAAGAAGCCGAAAAGAGAGTGAATACGCCAGCACTCATCTTGACCTTCTGTaagaccacatacccggaatacgtgaagatcggtttgcttcacGTTCCTACTCGTCCATATTTCCCGAACCCGATGCTCTGCTACGGGTGCTTCAACTACGGCCATACACGCGTTCGCTGTCCTGGTCCTCAGCGATGCTTTAACTGCTCGAAAGAACAACACGGCGAAGACAAATGTAAAGAAACTGCATACTGTCGGAATTGTGAAGGCGATCACCAACCAACGAGCCGCGAATGTCctgtttataaaaaagaaatgggggtcataaaaataaaagtccGCGACAATCTAACATTCCCGGAAGCACGTAAACGAGCTGAACATCTGAGTAAAGGCAGCTATGCTCAGGCCACAGCACAACCGAATGAGATCCTTAGCAAGCTGAAAGAGTTAGAGCTAACAATGAAGAGGAAAGATGAGCATATAGCAAAACTTCTGGCGGAGACCAAACGCAAGGACGAGAAAATTGAGCAAATGATGATGTACATCCATCAGATAAAGCAACAGTTCACCAAccaagaaaaaccacagcaCTGCAAAGAACAGAAGCAAACGAACCAGCCAATAGGACCAGTGACGAGATCCAGGAATAACTCACCAGCGGTTAATACGGATTCGAAACGAGGACGACCGCAGAAACAACATACCCCGTTCAGCAAACCCACGACAACCTCACCGagcccaccaccaaaaagaaccgctaccgctaccaccaacgaaaccaTGGATTgttcagacgatgaaattgagttTACCGAGACGCGTCCTAaccagcctcttcgataa